The following are from one region of the Microbacterium paraoxydans genome:
- a CDS encoding ABC transporter permease, with product MLGYILRRLLQVIPVFFGATLLIYFLVFAMPGDPILALFGDKTPNPAVIEQLREQYHLNDPFLVQYWYYITGVLQGDLGTTYSGRPVSAVLAATLPVTGRLAVMAIGIEFVLAIVIGTISALRKGKLFDNVSLMVALVAIAIPIFVVAFLAQYFLAIRLGWFKPTVGADNDWGGLWLPALVLGFSLYAVSMRLMRSSVIDTLNQDWVRTAYGKGLSRNRVLPVHVLRNSLIPVITNSATNFGVLLVGATVTEGIFNVPGVGNTLFEAIRRGEGPTVVSFVTVFVILYVLVNLLIDLLYGLLDPRIRYV from the coding sequence ATGCTCGGTTACATTCTGAGACGTCTTCTGCAGGTGATCCCGGTCTTCTTCGGAGCCACCCTGCTCATCTATTTCCTGGTGTTCGCCATGCCCGGCGACCCCATTCTCGCCCTCTTCGGCGACAAGACCCCGAACCCGGCTGTCATCGAGCAGCTCCGTGAGCAGTACCACCTGAACGACCCGTTCCTCGTCCAGTACTGGTACTACATCACCGGGGTGCTCCAGGGTGACCTCGGGACCACGTACTCCGGTCGCCCGGTGTCTGCGGTCCTGGCGGCGACCTTGCCCGTGACGGGACGCCTGGCCGTCATGGCCATCGGCATCGAGTTCGTACTCGCCATCGTCATCGGCACGATCTCCGCTCTGCGGAAGGGCAAGCTCTTCGACAACGTCTCCCTCATGGTGGCGCTCGTCGCGATCGCCATCCCGATCTTCGTGGTCGCCTTCTTGGCACAGTACTTCCTCGCCATCCGACTCGGGTGGTTCAAGCCCACGGTCGGAGCGGACAACGACTGGGGCGGACTCTGGCTCCCTGCCCTCGTGCTCGGGTTCAGCCTCTACGCCGTGAGTATGCGGCTGATGCGGAGCTCCGTCATCGACACCCTTAATCAGGACTGGGTGCGTACTGCGTACGGCAAGGGGCTCTCGCGGAATCGCGTGCTCCCCGTCCACGTGCTGCGAAACTCCCTCATTCCCGTCATCACCAACTCGGCCACCAACTTCGGCGTCCTTCTCGTGGGGGCCACCGTCACGGAGGGCATCTTCAACGTGCCGGGTGTCGGCAACACCCTCTTCGAAGCGATCCGACGGGGGGAGGGCCCGACGGTCGTCTCGTTCGTCACGGTCTTCGTCATCCTGTACGTCTTGGTGAACCTGCTCATCGACCTGCTCTATGGTCTGCTCGACCCAAGGATTCGATATGTCTGA
- a CDS encoding peptide ABC transporter substrate-binding protein, giving the protein MKRNKIALAGSALFVIGALTLAGCASGGGNTSDGGSDANADADAIITTNGSEPENPLIPTNTNEVGGGKILDEIFAGLVYYDAEGKPVNDMAEEIVTDDPQHLTIKLKKGQTFTNGEEVTADNFIKAWNEGAKASNAHLSGYFFEDIEGFSYEEDTELTGLEQVDDYTFTIALNKPASDFALRLGYSAYYPLPDVAFEDMDAFGQNPIGNGPYMIDGDDAWQHDVQIDLVRNDDYEGGRQAKNGGLTIKFYATQESAYADLLGNEVDVIDAIPTNSLPVFTDELGDRAVNQPSAVFQSFTIGQFLPHFSGEEGKLRRQAISMAINREEITETIFSGTRTPAADFTSPVIAGWSEDVPGNEVLDYDPEKAKELWAEADAISPWEGDFKIAYNADGGHDAWVDAVSNSIKNTLGIEASGDPYPTFQDLRTKVNDRTITTAARSGWQADYPGLYNFLGPLYATGASSNDGDYTSPEFDELIKAGISNPDPDAQLEDFTKAQEVLFKDLPAIPLWYSNVTGGYSENVDNVTFGWNSVPLYYEITKAGE; this is encoded by the coding sequence GTGAAGCGCAACAAGATCGCCCTCGCGGGCAGCGCACTGTTCGTGATCGGCGCCCTGACCCTGGCAGGCTGCGCCAGCGGCGGCGGCAACACGAGTGACGGAGGAAGCGACGCGAACGCGGATGCCGACGCCATCATCACCACGAACGGCTCCGAGCCGGAGAACCCGCTCATCCCGACCAACACCAACGAGGTCGGCGGCGGCAAGATCCTCGACGAGATTTTCGCCGGACTCGTCTACTACGACGCCGAGGGCAAGCCGGTCAACGACATGGCCGAGGAGATTGTCACCGACGACCCTCAGCACCTCACGATCAAGCTGAAGAAGGGGCAGACCTTCACCAACGGTGAGGAGGTCACGGCCGACAACTTCATCAAGGCGTGGAACGAGGGTGCGAAGGCATCGAACGCCCACCTGTCCGGCTACTTCTTCGAGGACATCGAGGGCTTCAGCTACGAGGAGGACACCGAGCTCACCGGTCTCGAGCAGGTCGACGACTACACGTTCACCATCGCGCTGAACAAGCCCGCCTCGGACTTCGCTCTGCGCCTGGGGTACTCGGCGTACTACCCGCTGCCCGATGTCGCGTTCGAGGACATGGACGCCTTCGGACAGAACCCCATCGGCAACGGCCCGTACATGATCGACGGTGACGACGCCTGGCAGCACGACGTGCAGATCGACCTGGTCCGCAACGACGACTACGAGGGTGGACGCCAGGCGAAGAACGGCGGCCTGACCATCAAGTTCTACGCGACCCAGGAGTCCGCGTACGCTGACCTCCTCGGAAACGAGGTCGACGTGATCGATGCGATCCCGACCAACTCGCTTCCGGTGTTCACCGACGAGCTCGGCGACCGCGCGGTGAACCAGCCTTCCGCCGTCTTCCAGTCCTTCACGATCGGCCAGTTCCTCCCGCACTTCAGCGGCGAAGAGGGCAAGCTGCGTCGTCAGGCGATCTCGATGGCCATCAACCGGGAAGAGATCACCGAGACGATCTTCTCGGGAACGCGCACCCCGGCTGCCGACTTCACGTCGCCGGTGATCGCAGGCTGGTCGGAGGACGTCCCCGGCAACGAGGTTCTGGACTACGACCCGGAGAAGGCGAAGGAACTCTGGGCAGAGGCCGACGCCATCTCGCCGTGGGAGGGTGACTTCAAGATCGCCTACAACGCCGACGGCGGACACGACGCGTGGGTCGATGCGGTCAGCAACAGCATCAAGAACACGCTCGGTATCGAGGCGTCCGGCGACCCGTACCCGACCTTCCAGGACCTGCGCACCAAGGTGAACGACCGCACCATCACCACGGCGGCGCGCTCCGGCTGGCAGGCGGACTATCCGGGTCTGTACAACTTCCTCGGCCCGCTCTACGCGACCGGCGCCAGCTCTAACGACGGCGACTACACGAGCCCGGAGTTCGATGAGCTCATCAAGGCCGGTATCAGCAACCCTGACCCGGACGCTCAGCTCGAGGACTTCACCAAGGCTCAGGAAGTCCTGTTCAAGGATCTTCCGGCGATCCCGCTCTGGTACTCGAACGTGACCGGTGGTTACAGCGAGAACGTCGACAACGTGACGTTCGGCTGGAACTCGGTTCCGCTCTACTACGAGATCACGAAGGCCGGCGAGTAA